In Bosea sp. Tri-49, a genomic segment contains:
- a CDS encoding DUF982 domain-containing protein, protein MRHHWFGPAVRVETANPGQPSIVNSVEKAAEQLFGWSVRGPEWHRAVDCCAEALTGHMPAAQVRAAFIDAAVAAGRLVDPSAAVRILQPARRARSIGRLPKRVVTARSA, encoded by the coding sequence ATGCGACACCATTGGTTCGGCCCGGCCGTACGCGTCGAGACGGCCAATCCCGGCCAACCCAGTATAGTGAACTCGGTCGAGAAGGCCGCGGAGCAATTGTTTGGATGGTCGGTTCGCGGCCCGGAATGGCATAGGGCAGTGGACTGCTGCGCGGAAGCGTTGACGGGCCACATGCCCGCCGCTCAAGTACGGGCTGCCTTTATCGACGCAGCAGTAGCGGCCGGCCGCCTCGTTGATCCCTCGGCAGCGGTTAGGATTTTGCAGCCCGCGCGGCGGGCACGGTCCATCGGGCGATTGCCAAAGCGGGTCGTCACGGCTCGCAGCGCGTGA
- a CDS encoding Pam3-gp28 family putative phage holin, which yields MFNNVQFWSFLRQILLALGGGLVAKGYLDSGTLEAIVGAIITIATAAYGLWVRRKAGIVAAAAALPEVTQIVTTPEIAAKVDDPSVTAR from the coding sequence ATGTTCAACAACGTTCAGTTCTGGAGCTTCCTGCGCCAGATCCTCCTGGCCCTCGGCGGCGGCCTCGTGGCCAAAGGCTATCTGGATAGCGGCACGCTTGAGGCCATCGTGGGGGCGATCATTACGATCGCTACGGCGGCCTATGGTCTGTGGGTTCGCCGCAAGGCCGGAATTGTCGCCGCCGCCGCTGCGTTGCCGGAGGTGACCCAGATCGTGACTACGCCGGAGATCGCGGCCAAGGTCGATGATCCCTCTGTGACGGCCCGCTAA
- a CDS encoding peptidoglycan recognition protein family protein gives MTNAELQQVLIALGFKPGSIDGKSGPLTKAGFVAFQRANGLVPDGIAGPQTETALQRALAAPKSARPEPDKTAMQGEVPCVRIPGGVVGAPPNVTSLKLLDTARPIDTIFIHCTATPEGKDYTVDDIRSWHKQRGFSDIGYHYVIYRDGRIMVGRPIGQVGAHVESHNTGSIGISYVGGVSADGKVAKDTRTPAQRSALL, from the coding sequence ATGACGAACGCTGAACTTCAGCAGGTGCTGATAGCGCTCGGCTTCAAGCCTGGCTCAATCGACGGGAAGAGCGGACCGCTGACCAAGGCGGGCTTCGTCGCCTTCCAGCGCGCCAATGGGCTCGTCCCCGATGGAATCGCCGGGCCACAGACCGAGACCGCTCTCCAGCGCGCGCTAGCGGCGCCGAAGTCCGCTCGGCCGGAGCCCGACAAGACGGCGATGCAGGGCGAGGTGCCGTGCGTGAGGATTCCGGGCGGGGTCGTCGGCGCACCGCCCAATGTGACGAGCCTCAAGCTGCTCGACACCGCCCGTCCGATCGACACGATTTTCATCCACTGTACCGCCACGCCCGAAGGCAAGGACTACACCGTCGACGACATCCGCAGCTGGCACAAGCAGCGGGGGTTTTCCGACATCGGCTACCACTACGTGATCTATCGCGACGGCCGAATCATGGTTGGCCGCCCTATCGGCCAGGTGGGCGCACACGTTGAGAGCCACAACACGGGCTCGATCGGGATTTCCTATGTCGGCGGCGTGAGTGCCGACGGGAAGGTCGCCAAGGACACGCGCACTCCGGCTCAACGCTCGGCTTTGCTATAG
- a CDS encoding MucR family transcriptional regulator yields MSEDDQDVVALAAHIVSAFVANNSVPQTDLAALIASTHAALAGLGQSQAPAPEEKAVPAVSIKKSITPDYLICLEDGKKYKSLKRHLRTSYDMTPEEYRAKWGLPIDYPMVAPAYAEARSQLAKKMGLGQQRRKAPPARPRAKAKA; encoded by the coding sequence ATGTCAGAAGATGATCAGGACGTTGTCGCGCTCGCGGCCCATATCGTGTCGGCTTTCGTGGCGAACAACAGTGTGCCGCAAACTGACTTGGCGGCTTTGATTGCTAGCACGCATGCGGCGCTAGCTGGCCTTGGGCAATCTCAGGCTCCGGCACCTGAAGAGAAGGCCGTGCCCGCGGTGTCCATCAAGAAATCCATCACCCCAGATTATTTGATCTGCCTTGAGGACGGCAAAAAGTACAAGTCGCTGAAGCGCCATCTGCGGACTTCTTATGACATGACGCCCGAAGAATATCGGGCCAAGTGGGGATTGCCTATCGACTACCCGATGGTCGCTCCCGCGTATGCTGAGGCGCGCTCGCAGCTCGCCAAGAAGATGGGGCTTGGACAGCAGCGCAGGAAGGCGCCGCCTGCCCGCCCTCGGGCGAAGGCTAAGGCTTAA